From the genome of Nicotiana sylvestris chromosome 2, ASM39365v2, whole genome shotgun sequence, one region includes:
- the LOC138884210 gene encoding secreted RxLR effector protein 161-like: MIGSLLYLTVSRPGIAFIVGLCVHFQANPKESHLTAVRRILRYLKGTTDLCLWYPKDSNFNLVGCADADYAGFLVDRKNTSGMAHFLGSCLVSWATKKQNSLALSTVEAEYVAAASCCAQLLWIKLQLMDFGIEVGCIPIFCDNTSSISMTKNPVHHKRTKHIDVRYHFIRDNYEK, translated from the coding sequence atgattggttcacttttgtatcttactgttAGCAGACCTGGCATTGCTTTCATTGTAGGGCTTTGTGTTCATTTTCAGGCAAATCCTAAGGAATCCCACTTGACTGCTGTCaggaggatactgagatatttgaaaggcactactgacctTTGCCTTTGGTACCCTAAAGATAGTAACTTTAATCTAGTAGGATgtgctgatgctgactatgcaggtttccttgtggataggaaaaacacctcaggtatggctcattttcttggttcatgtctggtatcatgggccactaaaaagcagaaTTCATTGGCTTTATCCACTGTTGAGGCTGAGTATGTTgctgctgcctcttgttgtgctcaactacTGTGGATCAAACTGCAGCTGatggattttggcattgaagttggttgcatccctatcttttgtgataacactagttcTATCAGTATGACTAAGAACccagttcatcataagaggactaagcacatagatgttagataTCACTTCataagggacaactatgagaaatga